From the genome of Rhododendron vialii isolate Sample 1 chromosome 10a, ASM3025357v1:
tttcaaattttaccttccccccgccctccctttttttttatttattagaatcgactccacaccaccaattaaccccataaacaaccgccaaagccttagccacaatttcaaaaatttgaaagtactttTAACCCCAAACCACCAATCAATCCCATAATCAATTgccaaagctctagctctaatttcatTCAGAGTGATGCTACAGGTATCGACTccgtcggtaccgaaatcgtagggacggccgcgccgggccgtctccggccaccggacggccgatccgagccgtccaaaaattctataaaaaaaaacatggggaccggcgcgggaatcaacggcatccgagatgtgtaaggtgcttgatccgagcaccctttttttgtgtatatatgtatattcgctggcccgggaatcaacggcatctgaggtgtgtaaggtgcttgatccgagcacccttttttcgtgtatatatgtatattcccgcgaatatacatatatacacgaaaaaagggtgctcggatcaagcaccttacacacctcggatgccgttgattcccacgtaagccccctcgttttttttttatagaatttttggacagctcggatcggccgtccggtggccggagacggcccggcgcggccgtccctacgatttcggtaccgaggggatcggtaccaatatcatttctgtttcataaattcaaaattacttttaacctccttttttttagcattcctgttttttatattttttacttccaaaattacttttaactctttatttttagtagaaaataaatatgaaataaagttcttttttccttactcttttccaaaaattattcacccccgtttttaaactattttcgaaaattattttaacaccccCTGCTTCCCTGCACCCCGCcccgtttttttgttttttgttttactttcaaatttaaccTTTCCCTCACTctatctccctctcttttttttagaagtcataccaccaattaaccccacaaccaactgaTAGAGGAATTTTGGGTTTCTCCAAACTGATTGGTGGAGAGAAGAGGGGGGAAGATTTcatcagtggagagagagagagagagagcatttgaaagtaaaaatgggtcttaaactctttattataaatagtaaagattagagttaaagtaatttttgataaatagtaagaaaaaaaacattatttcatatttatttactactaaaaataaagagttaaaagtaattttgaaagtaaaaaatataaaaaacaggaatgctaaaaaaaaggaggttaaaagtaattttgaatttatgaaattagagctagagctttggcAATTGATTGTGGGATTGATTGGTGGTttggggttaaagttctaagagagagagagagagagagagagaggggtaaaatttgaaagtaacaaaaaagatggtggttaaagttatttttataaatagtaaaaaatagaattaaagtaatttttgataaatagtaagaaaaaaagaactttattgcatatttatttaccaataaaaaaagaagaagttaaaagtaatttttgaatgtaaaaagtaaaataaaaataaaaagttaacgccttccgtttgCTCCATCCGTTAGGACTAGACGGAATTGGATGGCAAGAGCCTAATTGTTAACAGAATGCtaagtttaagtgttttttttgttaatagtgaaagtccaggtatttttttgcgagttgttaGAAAGTTCAGAggtctttttgaaattttctcgaGAATAAATTCTCAGGGGAGGAAAAGTGGgcttttcctccaaaccaataCCCTTCTGCCACGTCAGCCAACAGtacaaaaccaaagcaaactGTACAAAATCAAGGGGAGAATCACGTTTTGTGCTTTGAAACTTGGGTTAAACCAACGCTTCTTCCACGTCATCAAACAATACATAaccccttctttctttcttttcatggtTATGAATGTCCGAACTAGTTTACGTGTATCTCTACGATTTCCCTCTAACGACAGGTCAGCAACATTTTGAGCCAAAATTGTTATTGATCAACAATACACTTTTTCAACTTTACCTTCTTTAATCTCATACCAATACACTCTAATGTTCTAGTAGTCAACTAAAAGTAATAAAAACTCGAAATCAAATGAATAATACAAGACTACACGAACATTAATTACAATGAGGAAATCGAAACTGATTgttcaaaattaaaagaagtgATTTTGCCAAGGCCATCAAATTGCACAAACTAGGAACTTAACAAATTTTGAAAGTTATCTACATGATCTAGGCATTAAGCCACTTTTCTTCATTGGCATAAACGAACCAAGAGGGAAAAAAGACACAGACAAAGAGTCCCAGTACCAATGGTGAGGCCAAAAGTTCCAAAAACCATtccaaaagtttcaaaaaactTGGATGTATCCATCTTGTGCTTGGAATGGTAGCCAGCTGCATAATTCCATCCATTTTCACTTCTGCAACACCTTTCCAATCTCTCTTTCATCCTAACTTCTTTTATCCTCTCCCTTAGAATGCTCATATTTGCATCGATACCCGATTTTCCTGCAAGAGCAAACAACTATAATTAGCATACtaaccaaaaaagtacaaattaGATACAATGAGGAGCATGCATGGTTTAAATGATGGTCAAAAGTGCCCAAATATCAACCAATGTTATCCATATCCGGCGATATAAAAGCattacttctctctctaaaatggaGTTCTTACCTTCATCTCTGAAGCCCTGAGCTCTTATTTGCAGGGACGGTCGAATACTCTGCTTCACTGATGGCACAGCTAGAAGATACTGGAAAGAAGGTAGAGAAGAAGCCATATTACTGTAGTTTCTCATCaagtttttgtgtaattttCAGTTTGATTACTTctaacaaatcaaagtctaatGAGAAACAAAACGATTTTGGCAACGACAAGGTTGTACGTTTCAACAGATTTTGAGCAATCTGAGGTGGGTTTTTGTCAGGTTAGGTTTCTGTCATGATTCCTTTAATATAGCATAGTTcggttttcttcttttgttgtttttggtaGTGCTATGATCATGGTTTGTCTCATGGTCTGTTGTTCTTTTTATAAGTGCCAAAggagtttcaactttgaacggTTACTGTATTTTTGGACAATCTAAAAGCCCTCGACAACCAAATGGAAGattaaaacaactaaaaaagTGCACTTCGGTGTCCCACATAAATTGATCGGAGTcacttaatttgtttaaaatatgtgtTTAAGagtctctgtaaaaaaatcagccaaTTCGGATATCGGTATGGACTTGATCGATTTTCGTCCTTAAATTCGCAGAGACATAAATTGAATGAATTAACCCAAGTGGTTGGCATAGTGGTCAAGGTTTGAGACTTAGGGGTTAGCTTCTTCTTAAGGTCTCAGGTTTGAAACCTTTCACGTGCTATAAACTCCTTTGGGGCTAGTACATAAGGAACATTTGCTTTGGCTTCTAGTAGGGCCCCGTTGGATGGTAGGTTTATGGTCCCCTGGGTTTAGTAGATGTGTGTGTAACCTGGACCCGATATACtaggttatcaaaaaaaaaattgactgaaTTGATGATTAAGTCCTAACCGGTCGATATTTGAATGAGCTgatttaaaattgattttttatataaaccctaaaaaataagattttacaaaaattaaacgGATTAGATCATTAGTGTGGATTCCGAAATAGATCTCACGCAATCTGGTGTACATTTGTTGCATAGCAAATGGTATATACCCATAGTTGGGCTGGACAATGTAGGAGCCCTTGACAACCAAATATTGGAAGATTAAAACAACTAAACAAGTCCAACTTGGGCAAATAATACTaataagaaaaaatcatctagGTTTAGAAAAATGGGAGGATTTGGTTAGTGGACGTTAGCATATAAAAATGGATGCAGATTTcctgaaattattatttttttactatcaactttagtggtggaggaggaatCTTGGTTGTCCgtacaaattaaaatttatttttttctttatcaacTTGAAATTTGTTAGAGACTCCCAATTAATGGAAATGGAGGTCATTTAAATATGTTTCTTCTCTTTTGTAAAAGGGCAATAATGGAATTGGTGGCGAGTAAGAAATGTTAAGGAGATTTTCTTCTAGGATTTGGTGTGAGAAAGCAGGGAAAAAGACGTGTAAAGGTTTGTGCTTGTACACAAAAATGCTCTTTATGACGTTCTCAATCACATTAGCTAGAGCATGCCGTTTTCggtaattttttcaaaaaatacgcACGGGACGTGAAAGCAAGATCGATTGAAGCCAAACGAGGAGGGTGCAATTAATTAAAATCGTAGTAGAACTAAAGCAAGATCGATTGAAGCCAAACGAGGAGGGTGCAATTAATTAAAATCGTAGTAGAACTATTATGGAGCTGTCTCACACGAGAATTGATAACACCTAAAAGAGGAGTTGAACTCGAAATTAAAAGTTTCACCGGTCCTGATTGACAGGTGATTGCAAAGCGTTAGTAACTCCTAGGATACTCGTTTTGGAATCTCAAAATTTTTGGGcatgattttcaataaattttctctatgtatctttttccactcattactctcaaaatcCTCTTtaaaaacccaaaccgaacagagCTATTAcctgaaagaaaaattatatctcCAATGACACATTAAGAATACCCAAAAAAGGGAGGAGGTTCTCATCTATTAGCTCTTGGCTCTTAActgcagaaaaaaaaacaggccGCGCGCATCAGGAATATGCAAAATATTGAGCGAATGGGAGATAAGTGGCGGTAAGATTGAGCCAATGGAAGACAAGTAGCGGCGACCGTCACTGCAATAGAGTTTAGAAAATTGTATAACTATATGAGTATCTcagctattttttttattttattttatggaaACCTCAAATATCAACCTTTTAATATTAAAGCATTTTGAGCTATGAAGTACTGTATAGTACGAGTTATTCCCCGGAGTCATTCCCTTTACTTATTTCATAAAACAAGGTTCCCATTTTCAGAAAAATCGACTTCTCTTACGTAACAGGATTCCAGGAATGGTTGCTATcacagtttttttatttatatatatatatatatatatatataatacctCTTCATGTTGTCGTCACATTTTAGAACTCAAATACAAAAGGTCAACCTGTATATTCcatatcataatttttttttttggcaataagTTAAGTCTAGGAACACTGCTACCAACCACACCTATAATTAAATATGTGGGACCCAC
Proteins encoded in this window:
- the LOC131302609 gene encoding uncharacterized protein LOC131302609 produces the protein MRNYSNMASSLPSFQYLLAVPSVKQSIRPSLQIRAQGFRDEGKSGIDANMSILRERIKEVRMKERLERCCRSENGWNYAAGYHSKHKMDTSKFFETFGMVFGTFGLTIGTGTLCLCLFSLLVRLCQ